CCATCAATTATAAATGTGCTGGGGATTCACTTTATATACCTTGAACCGTTACTCGTCCACTAGGTCCACTAGGCCCATTGATAGGTCCACTAATAGGTCCACTAATAGGCCCCCTACTTACGCCTTTACCGGGAACAACGTTCCTTTTCGCATTTTCAATATTCTCCTTCCCTGTGTTGATGGACCCAGTTACAcctttaaaaagtaaaattcatGAAAATTGTTCCAAAATCACCCACAAATTATGCAATTCCATTTAATACTTGTAGTTTTTCCTCCATTatccttgttgtttctttcgcCAATAACAGatccaatatttcttttcgcGTTTCCTCCATTGTTCCTTTCGCTATTCGATGCTCCACTgctatcttttaaaaaaaaatcattcaaatgtttattAATTTAGACAGTGATTGAAATTGGATCATACTTTGAGCTTTGTTCCCATTACTGGAGCTGTTGTTGCCCTTATCTCCGATAACTGATCCTacacttcttcttccgttgCCTCGTTCGCCGCTTCCACCGCTACCTTTATAAAAGGAATCCGTTTTATTCACAATGTCTAACATTTTGTGTAAAATCCCTTCATTACTTACTTGGGCTGCTATTGCTTCTTCCGCCTATAGAAGTTCCGatacttcttcttccattgtcATTATGGCCCTTTTCATTACCCGTGGATACACCACTTCctgaaaccaaattttaattgataattGTGGTTTCAATAAAGACGAGGGTATTTAATGATAAACAGTTTGGGTACAATGCATGGAAATTTGACTTACGTAGAATTAGGCTTCCGTTGCTTGTGGTACTGTTGCCTTTATTGCCAATAACAGTCCCAATGTGCCTTCTTCCGTTGCTACTACGTTCTTTTTCGGGACCAGCGccaccttttaaaaaatgtaacaagCCATTAAGTTTATATTTCGACTGTTGGACTGTGTGATTTTTGCCTTCGTTACTTGATGTGGTGTTGCTTTTCTTTGTTACACTAGTAACAACGGGTACAGATCGGATAACAACTTTTCCGTTTGTGCTTTGATTTCCTCCCCTCACAGAACTTTTTCCACCTTTGAAACAAACGATTTTTTAGACTTCCCAAATATGAGAAATTGTTAGGATTGAAGGGTTTCATACTGGGAGCTTCtcttctaatatttttgttgctgtttttattACCATCAACAACAGGTCGGGGTCCCACGTTTGGTTTGCGATGGGATGTGAATATGGTGGAAATGGATATGTTTACCACATTCCCATCAACTCTGTAGGCTTGTCCTACAGAGCTAGGTACTGATACGGATCTTTTAACTTTGCCTTTATTGCCATTCTTTTCGCCTATAGTATTACAAATTGTTAATTAACAGTCTTTGACAAATATTGAGGCAATATTCATTGCTAAAATTACCTCCGCCCGATCCCTTCTCTCCACTTCCAGATCCACTGCTCCCACTTTTGCTGCTGTACCCACCTATCGTGGAGAAAAGAGGCAGTTAGAAAGGAATTTTATGCTACCGTAAGAAAGTTACATTACTTGTTGTGCCTTTCCCCTTTGTTACGCCTTTAACGGATCCACTGCCTTTTCCAGCGCCGTTGTCGTAGCCTAGTGAAGATAAAGCAACCAAATTTAGATGAATTACATATATTTCCATAAATTTAGGATTGAGGTTCTCATTTACCAATACTGTATCCATGACCTGTAATGAACAACAGAAATTGTGAATTCCAGAATAATTTAAtctaatcaatttaaaattgaagctcgaaattttcgtttcattattACCTCCTTTTTTGCCCTTGCCTTTGACCCTTACACGCGCATATCCTGattgtgtttggtttttaaatgGAGTTAAAAGACAAtagaaataattcattaaacTCTTATTACCATTTCTTCCATTGTTTGAGTCTTCATCgctaccaccaccatcacTTCCACTGCCACTCTTGTGCCCATGATGACCTACAATTatagttaaaaagaaaagttggtgAAGGGGCACACATTGACAAGACAAATCAATACTATCGAAATGGACAATGTATCGACCCACATACCTCCtttgattttcacttttttcactTTGACCTTTCTAATGACGACTTCGTATCCTACATTTTTGAAAGTACACAGtacaattaaaaagaatttagaaCTGAATTATCAGAAATTTAATCTGGACATATAAATTGCCCACATAGTTTGACTTGCCTCCTTTTTCGCCTTTATTGGACCCACTACTGTATCCGCCCCCATGACCTATTAATGAGTTCAAATAGATTGGAATTATTGCAGAAAATAGCATGATTTAAACTTATAGACATTACCTTTTCCTTTGGCCTTTCCATGGGACACAGTATGACctaattagattttttaaaaagaatgaattatCATCCATATTTTGTGATGGGCATAAAAAGTTTTTGCTTTACCTTTTGCGTTGGTACTCTGTTCCCCACTTCCAGATCCGCTGCTTTTTTCCCCACCACTACTGTATCCACCTAAAAGTACAACGacacacaaaattaaaatcataaaatgcAGTTGCTTCTGATGGATAAAGttatttctcttattattacctCCACTGGCTTTGCCCTTTCCACCTTTATTCCCTTCGTCGTTACCGCCGACATTATAACTGGAGCCTGTTGGTGGAGAtgaaaagttaaacaaaagttgaaacaTGTAGCCTAATGTGCTTGAAAGTCTTTACCTTTCCCTTTAACCTTTACAACCTCTTCGTGTCCtaattaaaaaccaaacaaatgtAACGCATTTAATAAGTCAAGTTCAATTAAGCTACGTACCATCATCACAGCCACCGTGTCCGCTATCGTGACGTTGGATGTAGTATTTCTTGAATTTAGTCTCCGACAGCTCCAGATCTTTATCGTCAACCTCCTGGGCCGATACGATAGACACGATCACCAAATAAGTCACAAAGATTAACACGTTCAGCTGacaccaaaaaagaattcaaatgagaaaaattacaaaacacATTGTCAGAATATCTTCCAAATAAGTGAATAATTACTTTAGAAGACTTCATTTTCGCTTGAAATAATGGGTCGAGtattttcaaagttttcgCGATAGTCGGCCATTCATTCCCAATGTCCGAGAAGGCCAAAACTTGGTGGTAATGTGACTTGACGTGACTGGGATTCTTCCTCTTttataatcttttctttttccttaaatAGTTTTGTTTTACTCGAACCATGGGCATCTACAATAGATAGAAAGTCGTTGGAATAAAACCAGACGGGACAACAAGAATGATGAAAGTACGAACTAGTTTTTCTATCTAGGAATTTATCCTTGCGTTGTTGCGGTGAGTCGTCTTGTTTGACGATAACACGTTGCTGCTCTGTCATTaattcttattcctttttttaattttgtgctttaaaacaaaaagtaatacTTCATGGcatacttattttctttcccagTTACCCACCAAGAGTCCTCATTTTAACTTTCTATCTTCACGTCAAAATAAgagcatttttgttttcgtcgtCTAAACTTGATCATCATGGCCGATTTCTCTGTTAGAGGCTTGGGGAATCGAGATATCTGATATTGGAATTAAACTTTCACGTCCATAGGAATCAGAGACACATAATGGTTTAAAATCGACAGTTACTCGTATTAACTACtggcaatttttttgaaataagatTTACGACATTTCACCAAGAAACTTGTGTATCAGCATGGCAGCGACTGAATGCACAGCGttgcaaaataatttatgaaaaaaattgcaattaacTTAGCGTTCAGATtacttttgaatgaaaatgacaaaatataatcaggggaaaaaaataaacaaactttAATGTAATAAGGAAGTCTGTGATGACCATGACCGTAAATTCTTGTTATGTTCGTGTTTGTTAAGTGTGAACATGTCATTCACTCATGGCGAAACAGGAAATGTTCAGTTTTTATCGTGTCCAAAGATGGATTTCTATATTCTGCTCCATATAACCTGTTTTGATGATAACAGGTAACAAAAGTCAGCATTTATTACTGATTATTTCATATAAAAGAACCCCGACTTTTATAATATCTGTTGACAATTataatcattttgtttcacttgtcTCCGATTGGCGGTAATATGGACCTTCAATATTTCACATTAATTTATGCAGCCCAGAACTTTATGATCGACCTCATCAAATAGGatgactaaatttttttaaattatcgcTTCATATCGTTGACTCATGATTAGCCTCGTCGACCATGAAACAAATTATACAGAGCAGTGACGTCAACAGTATAACTAAGTTCAAATTAACCTCGATATGCTATATAATTCCAATGAGTTTGACAGCTTTCTACTATTTTTTGGCACTCCTTAAAAAAAGTGGTGCACAACAGGGAGTGGAACTTTTTTTGCGTCAACCTGTTTACCTTGACAAATgacttgttaaaaaatttatctaTACATGAGTGATATCGATCGATCTTAATGATATCTTAACAAGTGTTACAGCTAATATACTTAAAAGTTATGATCATTCGACGGACGAAAAACATATtaggcttaaaaaaatattctaatttaaaCCTATCACGACTAAAAATGCTTAAGCAATCACATTTTTAACTGGATTAGGTAAAATTGTAACAGCTGCGTTATATTTTCTAACATAAACTCACTGGACGGCACACAGTACCATGCAATGCATTGTAACAAGTTAAACAAAGTGcataagaaaacaataatgaaaCAGGGGCACATATTATTCCGCCGTTTGCGGGAGCCGGGGAAAATATTCATTACCAATTACAGATATCGGCCGATCCCTTTTCGTAAATAGCGAACAATACTGAGTGGAGATGCGTTCCTGACGAACCCACTGTTTTGTTTATCTCCAGTAACCGATCCCGCGTTACCATCGTCTCCAGTCACAGGTGACTCTGTTGTACTGCTgccaacaatttcttttttatcattgcCTTTACTTCTGTCAGATCCTCTGCCACCCTTTTCTCCTTTGTTACCAGCTGAGCTGTTGTCTGGTGCACTGCTGGGAattcctctcttttctttgacgCTGTTTTTCGATGGCCTACCGCCCAATTCAGTGCGGATGGATTTTTCAGTTGTCGTTTCGCCTTTCAGACGGCTCTCGGTGAAGAAAGTAGGTCTAGTGTCTCCCATCATTGGATTCGCTTTTAGTTTTGACGGTGGTTTCATGAGCTGAGCGGGTTTGGACTGCTGGATAGCTTTTATTCCGCGGTTGATGACCTTTTCGCCATTTCCAGGTCCTGGTGGTTTGCCTCTGGTGCTACTGCTTGCGCCGGAAGGGCTCCTGATGGCAGATTTACCACTGGCAGCTCCCTTTTCTTGCTTTCTCCAGTTGCCCATGTTTAAGAATCTTCTTTCTCCATCCACACTGCTTGTAGATGTAACGATTGTGCCATTTTGAACACTACTGATGATTGGCTCACTACTTTTGATGGGGTTCTTTCCTCCGCTGGTAACCTTTTCGCCATTTCCTGGCAATATTTTTGGCTCTTTGACGACGCTTGCGATTGAACTTCTGACTGGTTTACTGGTGGACACGACGGTTGATTTCTTCGCACTGTTCACAGGAACACTGCTCACTTTGCCCGTGTTTATTCCCGATGGTCTTCTGTTGCCATTTCCATTCACTTCTGAATTGTTTCTTGGTGGAATGGGTTTCCGTTGGTTATTGTCTGGTTTACTCCTAGGTGATCCAGCGTTGCGGACGTTGGCTGGCAAATTTGATGGCTTTGGGCTGCTTCCGGAAGAACTTCTGGTGGTTTTGCTGCCAACAGATCCGTTTGCTTGCTGTACTCTGTTTGTCGAAGCTACCGGTGCTACTTTTCCTGCTCTTCTTCGATCTCCACTTGTCGGTTTCCCAGGTCTTGGGGTACCATTTCCTATTCTTCTTTGACCCATACTTCCGGAAGTGCTGCTAGAAGCGCCGTCTCCGGGAGTCTTATTCTCCTTCGTCTCCATAGCAACAGAGGACATTGTTTCCTTATTCTCCTTCTCCATATTAGCAACAGAAGACATGATTTCTTTAGTTACTTCAGGTTTCATCATTTCTGCGTTTTTGAGCATTTCGTCAACTTTTGACATTTCTCCGTTTTTGATCATCTCGTCAATTTTGATCATCTGAGCCATTTTGAGCATTTCGTCAATGGCAAGGCTCATCTCTTTACCGCTCATTGCGGATGAGATGACAGTGGCAGCCGAACCTGAGGTACTGCCATCAGTCACCTTCTCCTTTTCCATGGTAACCAATGACCCTGCCATAGCTGGGCTTTCTTTGGTGATATCTAATACACTTCCTTTGTTAGATGCATCTTTTTCCAGTTCATCGTCTTCGGATAGGACAACCTCTAAGATGTATTCACTATCTTCAGCGCTTCCTCCTACTTCAACACTGTCTTCTGCGTgtcaaaaggaataaaaattgattagttaatattctatttttggaTTTACTTTTAATTGTATACTTGTGCCAGTGTTGCTCATTTCGCTACTGCTTTTCCCGCTGTTGGATTTTTCGTCATCACTACCGGCACCTTCGCCATTCGTCACGGTTCCGTCCACACCCTTTAATTCTTCGTCTCCGGTTGCGTCTCCCACATCTGTTTCAACTTCTCCCATTGTTTCACCTTTTGATACTTCCATCTcagattccattttttcttttttgacgtcGCCCATTTCGCCCATTTCTCCTTCTTTGATGTCGCCCATTTCACTCATTGTTCCAGTGTCAGTTGGTCCTTCTCCCATGGATTCACCGGTGCCTTTGGATCCAGTTTCACCcatagtttcttcttctcccatgGCTTCTCCACCACTCAAAGTGGAATCGACCATCGATTCACCTTTTGGTACTTCAATCATGGATTCCCCCTTTGATCCTTTTCCGCCCATTGGGTCTCCGCTGGTCACAACTGCATCGCTCGTGGTTCCACTGTTGCCTTTGGATCCTCCGTCGGCCACAGTTGATTCGCTGATGGACCCAATATTACCCTTGGACCCTTGCCCTTTACTGCTTGTTACGTCACTTCCACCGACGACTCCACCATCAGCTGCAGAGCCGCCCGTTGATTCGCTGTTACCTTTTGAGCCGGTGCTTTCACCGTTTCCATCTATAATGAACAACAGTTGGCGGTGATTAACGTTTTATGGAGAGTTGTAACTTTGCACGACTTACCACCTGCACCGCTGCTTCCTTGAAAGTGATCCTGTTCAATATTGTATCCGTCATCGTAAAATCCTCCATGCTGGGAACCATGATCTACATGGAAAGATGACACGATTAAGATAAGATCAgaacaaataattataaaaatgattaCCGTCCTCGTATCCGTACACATTTCCGACATATTCAACACTGTAATCACTCCCATATTTGTTTCCGTAACGTTGACCTACAGCATAAGCCCATTTAAACCAATGATTACGCAATTATCCTCTTAAAATTCTTTTAGTAATCGTTGAATGCCTTAcctttcttcccttttcctAATCTTCCTCCATACGAAATGATTATGTATCCTGAATGatccaattaaatttaaattctatACGCTCGTTCACAATCTAGTCCAATTGGATTTCTTACCATCATTATTGGCATAGTACTCGTCGCCTCCGTTCGAGCCTCCGTTTTCACTGCTGTCAGATCTACCACGTCCTTTTAGACCACCGGCTCGAATAGCAGGTCTAAATCGTTGCGGGGAAGGTCTGTTATTAGGCTGGATGTGACGGGtgtgtttctttcctttggtCTCGGCCAGCTCCAAATCTTCATCAACAGCCTCCTGGGCGTACGCCACGATAACTAAAGCCACGGCAATCATCAACACGACCTGATCAAATGAACGTTTTTATTGAGAGGGACAATAATCGAGTGGCACTAGGATCAGTTTAATTACTTTGGAAACAGCCATGATTTGCTATCGAATGTAATGAAATAAGAGGAGTTTAAAATGTCAGGGCCATTCGTGTCCT
This window of the Daphnia pulex isolate KAP4 chromosome 5, ASM2113471v1 genome carries:
- the LOC124193390 gene encoding protein qua-1-like isoform X6 — its product is MKSSKLNVLIFVTYLVIVSIVSAQEVDDKDLELSETKFKKYYIQRHDSGHGGCDDGHEEVVKVKGKGSSYNVGGNDEGNKGGKGKASGGGYSSGGEKSSGSGSGEQSTNAKGHTVSHGKAKGKGHGGGYSSGSNKGEKGGYEVVIRKVKVKKVKIKGGHHGHKSGSGSDGGGSDEDSNNGRNGYARVRVKGKGKKGGHGYSIGYDNGAGKGSGSVKGVTKGKGTTSGYSSKSGSSGSGSGEKGSGGGEKNGNKGKVKRSVSVPSSVGQAYRVDGNVVNISISTIFTSHRKPNVGPRPVVDGNKNSNKNIRREAPSGKSSVRGGNQSTNGKVVIRSVPVVTSVTKKSNTTSSGAGPEKERSSNGRRHIGTVIGNKGNSTTSNGSLILRSGVSTGNEKGHNDNGRRSIGTSIGGRSNSSPSNGGSGERGNGRRSVGSVIGDKGNNSSSNGNKAQTVEHRIAKGTMEETRKEILDLLLAKETTRIMEEKLQV
- the LOC124193390 gene encoding uncharacterized transmembrane protein DDB_G0289901-like isoform X2 codes for the protein MKSSKLNVLIFVTYLVIVSIVSAQEVDDKDLELSETKFKKYYIQRHDSGHGGCDDGHEEVVKVKGKGSSYNVGGNDEGNKGGKGKASGGGYSSGGEKSSGSGSGEQSTNAKGHTVSHGKAKGKGHGGGYSSGSNKGEKGGYEVVIRKVKVKKVKIKGGHHGHKSGSGSDGGGSDEDSNNGRNGYARVRVKGKGKKGGHGYSIGYDNGAGKGSGSVKGVTKGKGTTSGYSSKSGSSGSGSGEKGSGGGEKNGNKGKVKRSVSVPSSVGQAYRVDGNVVNISISTIFTSHRKPNVGPRPVVDGNKNSNKNIRREAPSGKSSVRGGNQSTNGKVVIRSVPVVTSVTKKSNTTSSGAGPEKERSSNGRRHIGTVIGNKGNSTTSNGSLILRSGVSTGNEKGHNDNGRRSIGTSIGGRSNSSPSSGGSGERGNGRRSVGSVIGDKGNNSSSNGNKAQNSSGASNSERNNGGNAKRNIGSVIGERNNKDNGGKTTSVTGSINTGKENIENAKRNVVPGKGVSRGPISGPISGPINGPSGPSGRVTVQAPGRAGGRVQPSPTFTRSQPLTIPPAKPHPNVPTHLQEIPYIDILFR
- the LOC124193387 gene encoding flocculation protein FLO11-like isoform X2, which translates into the protein MIAVALVIVAYAQEAVDEDLELAETKGKKHTRHIQPNNRPSPQRFRPAIRAGGLKGRGRSDSSENGGSNGGDEYYANNDGYIIISYGGRLGKGKKGQRYGNKYGSDYSVEYVGNVYGYEDDHGSQHGGFYDDGYNIEQDHFQGSSGAGDGNGESTGSKGNSESTGGSAADGGVVGGSDVTSSKGQGSKGNIGSISESTVADGGSKGNSGTTSDAVVTSGDPMGGKGSKGESMIEVPKGESMVDSTLSGGEAMGEEETMGETGSKGTGESMGEGPTDTGTMSEMGDIKEGEMGEMGDVKKEKMESEMEVSKGETMGEVETDVGDATGDEELKGVDGTVTNGEGAGSDDEKSNSGKSSSEMSNTGTKDSVEVGGSAEDSEYILEVVLSEDDELEKDASNKGSVLDITKESPAMAGSLVTMEKEKVTDGSTSGSAATVISSAMSGKEMSLAIDEMLKMAQMIKIDEMIKNGEMSKVDEMLKNAEMMKPEVTKEIMSSVANMEKENKETMSSVAMETKENKTPGDGASSSTSGSMGQRRIGNGTPRPGKPTSGDRRRAGKVAPVASTNRVQQANGSVGSKTTRSSSGSSPKPSNLPANVRNAGSPRSKPDNNQRKPIPPRNNSEVNGNGNRRPSGINTGKVSSVPVNSAKKSTVVSTSKPVRSSIASVVKEPKILPGNGEKVTSGGKNPIKSSEPIISSVQNGTIVTSTSSVDGERRFLNMGNWRKQEKGAASGKSAIRSPSGASSSTRGKPPGPGNGEKVINRGIKAIQQSKPAQLMKPPSKLKANPMMGDTRPTFFTESRLKGETTTEKSIRTELGGRPSKNSVKEKRGIPSSAPDNSSAGNKGEKGGRGSDRSKGNDKKEIVGSSTTESPVTGDDGNAGSVTGDKQNSGFVRNASPLSIVRYLRKGIGRYL
- the LOC124193390 gene encoding uncharacterized transmembrane protein DDB_G0289901-like isoform X1, whose translation is MKSSKLNVLIFVTYLVIVSIVSAQEVDDKDLELSETKFKKYYIQRHDSGHGGCDDGHEEVVKVKGKGSSYNVGGNDEGNKGGKGKASGGGYSSGGEKSSGSGSGEQSTNAKGHTVSHGKAKGKGHGGGYSSGSNKGEKGGYEVVIRKVKVKKVKIKGGHHGHKSGSGSDGGGSDEDSNNGRNGYARVRVKGKGKKGGHGYSIGYDNGAGKGSGSVKGVTKGKGTTSGYSSKSGSSGSGSGEKGSGGGEKNGNKGKVKRSVSVPSSVGQAYRVDGNVVNISISTIFTSHRKPNVGPRPVVDGNKNSNKNIRREAPSGKSSVRGGNQSTNGKVVIRSVPVVTSVTKKSNTTSSGAGPEKERSSNGRRHIGTVIGNKGNSTTSNGSLILRSGVSTGNEKGHNDNGRRSIGTSIGGRSNSSPSNGGSGERGNGRRSVGSVIGDKGNNSSSNGNKAQNSSGASNSERNNGGNAKRNIGSVIGERNNKDNGGKTTSVTGSINTGKENIENAKRNVVPGKGVSRGPISGPISGPINGPSGPSGRVTVQAPGRAGGRVQPSPTFTRSQPLTIPPAKPHPNVPTHLQEIPYIDILFR
- the LOC124193390 gene encoding protein qua-1-like isoform X5 produces the protein MKSSKLNVLIFVTYLVIVSIVSAQEVDDKDLELSETKFKKYYIQRHDSGHGGCDDGHEEVVKVKGKGSSYNVGGNDEGNKGGKGKASGGGYSSGGEKSSGSGSGEQSTNAKGHTVSHGKAKGKGHGGGYSSGSNKGEKGGYEVVIRKVKVKKVKIKGGHHGHKSGSGSDGGGSDEDSNNGRNGYARVRVKGKGKKGGHGYSIGYDNGAGKGSGSVKGVTKGKGTTSGYSSKSGSSGSGSGEKGSGGGEKNGNKGKVKRSVSVPSSVGQAYRVDGNVVNISISTIFTSHRKPNVGPRPVVDGNKNSNKNIRREAPSGKSSVRGGNQSTNGKVVIRSVPVVTSVTKKSNTTSSGAGPEKERSSNGRRHIGTVIGNKGNSTTSNGSLILRSGVSTGNEKGHNDNGRRSIGTSIGGRSNSSPSSGGSGERGNGRRSVGSVIGDKGNNSSSNGNKAQTVEHRIAKGTMEETRKEILDLLLAKETTRIMEEKLQV
- the LOC124193390 gene encoding uncharacterized transmembrane protein DDB_G0289901-like isoform X4, giving the protein MKSSKLNVLIFVTYLVIVSIVSAQEVDDKDLELSETKFKKYYIQRHDSGHGGCDDGHEEVVKVKGKGSSYNVGGNDEGNKGGKGKASGGGYSSGGEKSSGSGSGEQSTNAKGHTVSHGKAKGKGHGGGYSSGSNKGEKGGYEVVIRKVKVKKVKIKGGHHGHKSGSGSDGGGSDEDSNNGRNGYARVRVKGKGKKGGHGYSIGYDNGAGKGSGSVKGVTKGKGTTSGYSSKSGSSGSGSGEKGSGGGEKNGNKGKVKRSVSVPSSVGQAYRVDGNVVNISISTIFTSHRKPNVGPRPVVDGNKNSNKNIRREAPSGKSSVRGGNQSTNGKVVIRSVPVVTSVTKKSNTTSSGAGPEKERSSNGRRHIGTVIGNKGNSTTSNGSLILRSGVSTGNEKGHNDNGRRSIGTSIGGRSNSSPSSGGSGERGNGRRSVGSVIGDKGNNSSNSSGASNSERNNGGNAKRNIGSVIGERNNKDNGGKTTSVTGSINTGKENIENAKRNVVPGKGVSRGPISGPISGPINGPSGPSGRVTVQAPGRAGGRVQPSPTFTRSQPLTIPPAKPHPNVPTHLQEIPYIDILFR
- the LOC124193387 gene encoding flocculation protein FLO11-like isoform X1; the encoded protein is MAVSKVVLMIAVALVIVAYAQEAVDEDLELAETKGKKHTRHIQPNNRPSPQRFRPAIRAGGLKGRGRSDSSENGGSNGGDEYYANNDGYIIISYGGRLGKGKKGQRYGNKYGSDYSVEYVGNVYGYEDDHGSQHGGFYDDGYNIEQDHFQGSSGAGDGNGESTGSKGNSESTGGSAADGGVVGGSDVTSSKGQGSKGNIGSISESTVADGGSKGNSGTTSDAVVTSGDPMGGKGSKGESMIEVPKGESMVDSTLSGGEAMGEEETMGETGSKGTGESMGEGPTDTGTMSEMGDIKEGEMGEMGDVKKEKMESEMEVSKGETMGEVETDVGDATGDEELKGVDGTVTNGEGAGSDDEKSNSGKSSSEMSNTGTKDSVEVGGSAEDSEYILEVVLSEDDELEKDASNKGSVLDITKESPAMAGSLVTMEKEKVTDGSTSGSAATVISSAMSGKEMSLAIDEMLKMAQMIKIDEMIKNGEMSKVDEMLKNAEMMKPEVTKEIMSSVANMEKENKETMSSVAMETKENKTPGDGASSSTSGSMGQRRIGNGTPRPGKPTSGDRRRAGKVAPVASTNRVQQANGSVGSKTTRSSSGSSPKPSNLPANVRNAGSPRSKPDNNQRKPIPPRNNSEVNGNGNRRPSGINTGKVSSVPVNSAKKSTVVSTSKPVRSSIASVVKEPKILPGNGEKVTSGGKNPIKSSEPIISSVQNGTIVTSTSSVDGERRFLNMGNWRKQEKGAASGKSAIRSPSGASSSTRGKPPGPGNGEKVINRGIKAIQQSKPAQLMKPPSKLKANPMMGDTRPTFFTESRLKGETTTEKSIRTELGGRPSKNSVKEKRGIPSSAPDNSSAGNKGEKGGRGSDRSKGNDKKEIVGSSTTESPVTGDDGNAGSVTGDKQNSGFVRNASPLSIVRYLRKGIGRYL
- the LOC124193390 gene encoding uncharacterized transmembrane protein DDB_G0289901-like isoform X3; this encodes MKSSKNVLIFVTYLVIVSIVSAQEVDDKDLELSETKFKKYYIQRHDSGHGGCDDGHEEVVKVKGKGSSYNVGGNDEGNKGGKGKASGGGYSSGGEKSSGSGSGEQSTNAKGHTVSHGKAKGKGHGGGYSSGSNKGEKGGYEVVIRKVKVKKVKIKGGHHGHKSGSGSDGGGSDEDSNNGRNGYARVRVKGKGKKGGHGYSIGYDNGAGKGSGSVKGVTKGKGTTSGYSSKSGSSGSGSGEKGSGGGEKNGNKGKVKRSVSVPSSVGQAYRVDGNVVNISISTIFTSHRKPNVGPRPVVDGNKNSNKNIRREAPSGKSSVRGGNQSTNGKVVIRSVPVVTSVTKKSNTTSSGAGPEKERSSNGRRHIGTVIGNKGNSTTSNGSLILRSGVSTGNEKGHNDNGRRSIGTSIGGRSNSSPSSGGSGERGNGRRSVGSVIGDKGNNSSSNGNKAQNSSGASNSERNNGGNAKRNIGSVIGERNNKDNGGKTTSVTGSINTGKENIENAKRNVVPGKGVSRGPISGPISGPINGPSGPSGRVTVQAPGRAGGRVQPSPTFTRSQPLTIPPAKPHPNVPTHLQEIPYIDILFR